The Procambarus clarkii isolate CNS0578487 chromosome 56, FALCON_Pclarkii_2.0, whole genome shotgun sequence genome includes a region encoding these proteins:
- the LOC138353260 gene encoding uncharacterized protein gives MSRYNSTTKNMLKAEREEELSESSFFWNQRKHDSLARVLASRFCKAKEAAELIRKELADLSLDEKQLLIWIAELTNLAQSLNKRSVSQNDVQKGIELVCDSIRTKKSHISSVAGMLKLMYKLGTDKTNRNLLVFVKYFKKTITFFYLNTSNVIYFSGRFEQGKYSIKKSSFQHVTSGLTALLLNMKKFYQIKLFEATNLFSEDREVEYNKFQTDSQDSEDSETDSDNSVVSIESQTDNEEMEETLFPLI, from the exons ATGTCGCGgtacaacagtaccaccaaaaacaTGTTGAAAGCCG AGCGTGAAGAAGAACTTAGTGAATCTTCATTTTTTTGGAACCAACGTAAACATGACTCTTTAGCTCGTGTTCTAGCTTCAAGATTTTGTAAG GCAAAAGAAGCTGCAGAGTTAATAAGAAAGGAGTTAGCTGACTTATCTCTTGATGAAAAACAACTTCTCATCTGGATTGCAGAGTTAACCAACTTAGCCCAGAGTTTAAATAAAAG ATCAGTTTCTCAAAATGATGTTCAAAAGGGGATAGAGTTAGTATGTGACTCAATTAGAACCAAGAAATCCCACATATCCAGTGTAGCAGGTATGTTAAAGCTTATGTATAAGTTAGGGACTGATAAAACAAACAGAAATCTTTTAGTGTTTGTAAAATACTTCAAGAAAACAATTACTTTTTTTTATCTAAACACATCTAATGTCATTTATTTCTCAGGtagattt GAACAGGGTAAATACTCAATAAAGAAGTCATCATTCCAGCATGTAACCAGTGGACTTACGGCCCTCTTGCTAAATATGAAAAAATTCTATCAAATTAAACTATTTGAGGCAACTAACCTGTTTTCTGAAGACAGGGAAGTAGAGTACAACAAATTTCAAACAGACAGTCAAGATTCCGAGGATTCCGAGACCGACAGTGACAACAGTGTAGTCAGCATTGAGTCACAGACTGACAACGAAGAAATGGAAGAAACACTCTTCCCTTTGATTTGA